In Shinella sp. XGS7, a single genomic region encodes these proteins:
- a CDS encoding NRAMP family divalent metal transporter, with translation MIRRHLNQMGQRLGPGLITGAADDDPSGIATYSQAGSQYGFGLVWTLLLTTPLMIGIQLLSARIGWVTGEGLGANIAKVCPAWLARLLVGALVLANTINIAADIGAMAEALRLLMGGSHLLYVLGFGALCIVGQLGFSYERTVRILKWLTLVLFAYFAVLLAVQVPWAQFWRESLQPWRYLPPGLKTGDYAAMVVAVLGTTISPYLFFWQAAQEAEDNYRRPEAAQLRGHPAYTAEHLSRIQQDTYVGMLFSNAIALCIVVATAVTLHQHGMVEIQTATQAAEALRPVAGDFAFALFALGLIGTGLLAVPVLAGSAAYACSEVLGWKRGFTHGFREARGFYGIIAAATALGTLMSVFELDPIRALVWSAVVNGVISAPIMAAMMWIGQSPALMGELTMSRRHRWLGWTATAVMAVAVIVMFVTA, from the coding sequence ATGATCCGCCGACACCTCAACCAGATGGGCCAGCGCCTGGGCCCGGGCCTGATCACCGGCGCCGCGGACGATGATCCCAGCGGCATCGCCACCTACTCCCAGGCCGGCTCGCAGTACGGCTTCGGCCTGGTCTGGACCCTGCTGCTCACCACGCCGCTGATGATAGGCATCCAGCTGCTCTCGGCCCGCATCGGCTGGGTCACGGGCGAGGGCCTGGGGGCCAATATCGCCAAGGTCTGCCCGGCCTGGCTGGCGCGCCTGCTGGTGGGCGCGCTGGTGCTGGCCAACACCATCAATATCGCCGCCGACATCGGCGCCATGGCCGAGGCCCTGCGTCTGCTGATGGGCGGCTCGCATCTGCTCTATGTGCTGGGCTTCGGCGCACTGTGCATCGTGGGCCAGTTGGGCTTTTCCTACGAGCGCACGGTGCGCATCCTGAAGTGGCTGACCCTGGTGCTGTTTGCCTACTTCGCCGTGCTGCTGGCCGTGCAGGTGCCCTGGGCGCAGTTCTGGCGCGAATCCCTGCAGCCCTGGCGCTATCTGCCGCCGGGTCTCAAGACCGGCGACTACGCTGCCATGGTGGTGGCCGTGCTGGGCACCACCATCAGCCCCTATCTCTTCTTCTGGCAGGCCGCCCAGGAGGCGGAAGACAACTACCGCCGCCCCGAGGCCGCCCAGCTGCGCGGCCACCCGGCCTACACCGCCGAGCACCTGAGCCGCATCCAGCAGGACACCTATGTGGGCATGCTGTTCTCCAATGCCATCGCCCTGTGCATCGTGGTGGCCACGGCCGTGACCCTGCACCAGCACGGCATGGTGGAGATTCAGACCGCCACCCAGGCCGCCGAGGCCCTGCGCCCCGTGGCGGGCGACTTCGCCTTCGCCCTCTTCGCCCTGGGCCTGATCGGCACCGGCCTGCTGGCCGTGCCGGTGCTGGCCGGCTCGGCCGCCTATGCCTGCAGCGAGGTGCTGGGCTGGAAGCGCGGTTTCACCCACGGCTTTCGTGAGGCGCGCGGCTTCTACGGCATCATCGCCGCCGCCACCGCCCTGGGCACGCTGATGAGCGTGTTCGAGCTCGATCCCATACGCGCCCTGGTCTGGAGCGCCGTGGTCAACGGCGTGATCTCCGCCCCCATCATGGCCGCCATGATGTGGATCGGCCAGTCGCCCGCCCTGATGGGCGAGCTCACGATGAGCCGCCGCCACCGCTGGCTGGGCTGGACCGCCACCGCGGTGATGGCCGTGGCGGTGATCGTGATGTTCGTGACAGCCTGA
- a CDS encoding IS5 family transposase (programmed frameshift), producing the protein MEITAAQFAQIEHCLPLQRGNVSLSNLQVLNAILYVAEHGCKWRGLPKRFGNWHTIYTRMSRWAKSGVLDRAFEQLQQAQVVQIKIEAVSLDSTSVKVHPDGTGAPKKNGPQAIGKSRGGWNTKIHFVAADARTAITFSLSPGQAHDAPEGRTLLKRLGSPNRPLHLLMDRAYEGNETRQLALDLGFIPVVPPLSTRIEPWEYDREMYKRRNEVERLFRRLKGYRRIFSRFKKLDIMFTAFISFALIADGLRLC; encoded by the exons ATGGAGATCACAGCAGCCCAATTCGCGCAGATCGAGCACTGCTTGCCGCTGCAGCGCGGCAACGTCAGTCTGTCCAATCTGCAGGTGTTGAATGCCATCCTCTACGTCGCCGAGCACGGCTGCAAGTGGCGTGGCTTGCCCAAGCGCTTCGGCAACTGGCACACGATCTACACGCGCATGAGCCGCTGGGCGAAGTCGGGCGTGCTGGACCGGGCCTTCGAGCAACTGCAGCAGGCGCAGGTCGTGCAGATCAAGATCGAAGCGGTGTCGTTGGACAGCACCAGCGTGAAGGTTCATCCCGATGGCACCGGCGCAC CCAAAAAAAACGGTCCGCAAGCTATCGGCAAGTCCCGTGGCGGGTGGAACACCAAGATCCACTTCGTCGCGGCGGACGCGCGCACGGCCATAACCTTCTCGCTGTCGCCAGGGCAGGCGCACGATGCGCCCGAGGGGCGGACTCTGCTCAAGCGGCTAGGCAGCCCCAATCGGCCCTTGCATTTGCTGATGGATCGCGCCTACGAGGGCAACGAAACTCGCCAATTGGCACTCGACCTGGGATTCATCCCTGTCGTGCCGCCCCTGAGCACGCGCATCGAGCCCTGGGAGTACGACCGGGAGATGTACAAGCGCCGCAACGAGGTCGAGCGCCTGTTCAGGCGCCTCAAGGGCTATCGCCGAATCTTCTCTCGCTTCAAAAAGCTCGACATCATGTTCACCGCCTTCATCAGCTTCGCTCTGATCGCTGATGGATTGCGTTTGTGTTAA